A region from the uncultured Macellibacteroides sp. genome encodes:
- a CDS encoding T9SS type A sorting domain-containing protein: MKKNLLFTFFLLCLLPLTVFAQVSTDTVTIVKPQNCAVKVNFTSAITSAVKDTTFTQSGIYKDQIYVVDGTPLSIEVIPNENYDFEKITIGGIDHVDNPYSIESMNGSLTVSSSVVLMRTITVTKPENCKVVINYMPAPSVSTSRIDTIILSSVSENVNLKVKDGTQVTIKVVPDSGYSFENTNIGGTNSTLNPSIISSLTSDKTITASVVKSHTVKVAKPVNSLVKVNYTAPLGSVAKDTTFTSSLLYVDSIVVKDGTDLTVTVTPVTGYEFLNMFIGLDEFTANPKTVTAVSEDLAITTAVVKKKYLVTITSSDHGTISITKGGIPVPTASLVEHGSELVITASPSTNYRLSSLKVNNVAITSGSSKTVTEAITVQAEFTYVIPKYAVTFVQPENGEIIVRKKVVNGSNEAYVQINSGDSIPDGTSLYIYAEPGTNYLVSNILINGIPVENKSDYPLVIEVAGATTIAAQFAIAKQMVTFTPPANGTFTVKNGDTFVNSGDLVDRGTVLTLTAYPNATYKFKMWGDENKDNPREITVGTSNLTVSALFGLITGIEQVYSGMNVYAANNAIYLNGVGTDVTSVSVVDMAGKVVYNNKPELGQTIINPVNRGIYIVVVKGKKGNVSSKVIVK; encoded by the coding sequence ATGAAGAAAAATCTACTCTTTACTTTTTTTCTTTTATGTTTGCTGCCGTTAACTGTGTTTGCCCAGGTTTCCACGGACACGGTAACAATAGTTAAACCTCAAAATTGCGCTGTTAAAGTTAATTTTACTTCTGCGATAACCTCTGCAGTAAAGGATACTACTTTTACGCAATCGGGTATTTACAAGGATCAAATTTATGTTGTTGATGGTACTCCCTTGTCTATAGAGGTCATCCCAAATGAAAACTACGATTTTGAGAAGATAACAATTGGAGGTATTGATCACGTGGATAATCCATATTCTATTGAGAGTATGAATGGTAGCCTTACTGTCTCCTCTTCTGTTGTTTTAATGCGTACTATTACAGTTACAAAACCCGAAAATTGTAAAGTTGTAATTAATTATATGCCTGCTCCGTCGGTTTCAACCAGTAGAATTGATACTATTATTCTTTCTTCTGTTTCTGAGAATGTTAATTTGAAAGTAAAAGACGGTACTCAGGTAACAATTAAAGTTGTACCTGATTCAGGTTATTCATTTGAAAATACAAATATTGGAGGGACAAATTCGACTCTGAATCCTTCAATAATTTCTTCTTTGACCAGTGATAAGACAATTACAGCTTCGGTTGTTAAATCACATACCGTAAAAGTTGCCAAACCAGTCAATTCGTTGGTTAAAGTAAACTATACAGCTCCGTTGGGAAGTGTGGCTAAAGATACCACTTTTACAAGTTCCTTACTTTATGTTGATTCAATTGTTGTTAAGGATGGAACAGACCTTACAGTAACAGTTACACCTGTTACTGGTTACGAGTTTTTAAATATGTTTATTGGTTTAGATGAGTTTACCGCTAATCCAAAGACTGTAACTGCAGTTTCAGAAGATCTTGCGATTACTACTGCAGTGGTTAAGAAGAAGTATCTTGTTACTATTACATCGTCGGACCATGGTACTATCTCTATTACGAAAGGTGGAATACCTGTACCAACTGCCTCGTTAGTTGAACATGGGTCTGAGCTTGTTATTACGGCTTCGCCTTCAACTAATTATAGGTTGTCTTCTTTAAAGGTTAATAATGTTGCAATTACTTCTGGTTCATCTAAAACGGTAACCGAAGCTATTACAGTGCAAGCCGAATTTACCTATGTAATTCCTAAGTATGCAGTAACTTTTGTTCAACCGGAAAATGGAGAGATTATCGTTCGTAAAAAGGTGGTAAACGGATCCAACGAAGCTTATGTACAGATTAATTCCGGTGATTCGATTCCGGATGGTACTTCTCTTTATATTTACGCAGAGCCAGGTACCAATTACCTGGTATCAAATATTTTGATTAATGGTATTCCAGTTGAGAATAAATCTGATTATCCTTTGGTAATTGAGGTTGCAGGGGCAACAACAATTGCGGCTCAATTTGCTATCGCTAAGCAAATGGTTACCTTTACACCTCCGGCTAATGGAACGTTTACCGTTAAGAACGGGGATACATTTGTAAACTCAGGGGATTTGGTAGATAGAGGGACTGTCCTGACGCTGACGGCATATCCGAATGCAACCTACAAGTTTAAGATGTGGGGAGATGAAAACAAGGATAACCCAAGAGAAATTACTGTAGGAACATCCAACTTAACTGTTTCTGCGCTGTTTGGTCTTATTACCGGAATAGAACAGGTTTATAGCGGTATGAATGTGTATGCAGCTAATAATGCGATCTATTTAAATGGTGTTGGAACTGATGTTACTTCGGTATCTGTTGTTGATATGGCTGGTAAGGTTGTGTATAACAACAAGCCTGAACTTGGTCAGACAATTATTAATCCGGTTAACCGTGGCATTTATATTGTTGTGGTTAAAGGAAAGAAAGGAAATGTTTCAAGTAAGGTGATCGTCAAATAA
- a CDS encoding HD domain-containing protein produces MYIDKEVIDKHLSSRTFGLVSEAADELGLEAYVIGGYVRDIFLRRPSKDIDIVAIGSGIELAKAVSRKLGRNARLSIFKTFGTAQVKLGDIELEFVGARKESYTHDSRKPIVEDGTLEDDQNRRDFTINALALCLNASRYGELIDPFDGIGDMERLTIKTPLNPDITFSDDPLRMMRAVRFASQLGFDIDPLTFEAIERNKERIEIISKERIIDELNKIILSPRPSVGFVLLEASGLLPIIFPELHALKGVETKEGIGHKDNFSHTLMVLDNLSRNTDNLWLRWSALLHDIAKPVTKRFDQRLGWTFHNHNFIGEKMLPGIFRRMKLPLNEKMKYVQKMVSLHMRPIALADDEVTDSAIRRLLFDAGDDIDDLMKLCEADITSKNPDKVRRFLNNFRLVREKLADIEEKDRVRNFQPPVSGEEIMELFGLGPCAQVGAIKSSIKDAILDGVIPNEYEAAYHYMMKKAEAMGLKPVQK; encoded by the coding sequence ATGTATATAGATAAAGAAGTGATTGATAAACATCTTTCGTCGCGGACTTTCGGGCTGGTGAGCGAAGCAGCCGACGAATTAGGCCTGGAAGCTTATGTGATTGGGGGATATGTAAGGGATATTTTTCTGCGCAGACCATCTAAAGATATTGATATAGTTGCTATTGGAAGTGGTATAGAACTGGCTAAGGCTGTTTCACGTAAATTAGGACGCAACGCGCGTCTTTCCATATTTAAAACTTTTGGAACCGCTCAGGTTAAACTTGGTGATATTGAACTGGAGTTTGTTGGGGCGCGTAAAGAGTCGTATACCCACGATAGCCGGAAACCGATTGTGGAAGACGGCACGTTAGAAGACGACCAGAATCGTCGCGATTTTACAATAAATGCGTTGGCTCTCTGCCTGAATGCCTCTCGTTATGGCGAGCTAATTGATCCTTTTGATGGGATAGGGGATATGGAGCGCCTTACAATCAAGACTCCGCTTAATCCGGATATAACATTCAGTGATGATCCCCTCAGGATGATGCGTGCGGTTCGTTTTGCCTCGCAGCTGGGATTTGATATTGATCCGCTTACTTTTGAGGCGATCGAACGGAATAAAGAACGTATTGAGATTATTTCTAAAGAACGTATTATCGATGAGTTGAACAAGATTATCCTTTCGCCCAGGCCTTCGGTTGGTTTTGTTTTGCTTGAGGCCAGCGGGTTACTTCCGATTATTTTCCCCGAACTGCATGCTCTGAAAGGTGTTGAAACGAAAGAGGGAATTGGTCATAAGGACAATTTTTCGCATACATTGATGGTATTGGATAATCTTTCGCGGAATACAGATAATCTCTGGTTGCGTTGGAGTGCCTTGTTGCATGATATTGCTAAACCAGTAACGAAAAGATTCGACCAACGTTTGGGCTGGACATTCCACAATCATAACTTTATTGGCGAAAAGATGCTTCCGGGTATTTTCCGCAGGATGAAGCTTCCCCTCAATGAGAAGATGAAATATGTGCAGAAGATGGTTAGCTTGCACATGCGCCCGATTGCTTTGGCTGATGATGAGGTTACAGATTCTGCCATACGCAGACTCCTTTTTGATGCAGGTGATGATATAGACGACCTGATGAAACTGTGCGAAGCGGATATAACCAGCAAGAATCCAGATAAGGTGCGCCGGTTCCTGAATAACTTCCGTTTGGTTAGGGAGAAGCTTGCAGATATCGAAGAAAAAGATCGTGTGCGTAATTTCCAGCCACCTGTTTCGGGCGAGGAAATCATGGAATTGTTTGGTCTTGGACCATGTGCGCAAGTAGGGGCTATTAAATCTTCCATAAAGGATGCCATTTTGGATGGAGTTATCCCCAATGAATACGAAGCGGCTTATCATTATATGATGAAAAAAGCCGAAGCTATGGGATTAAAACCTGTTCAGAAATAA
- a CDS encoding RelA/SpoT family protein produces the protein MDTQSFFTPEERKEFLSKYRLLLRSIQFSLQKDDIRKMRMLIQRMVSMDCYGRDRNGINGLLRNISTALIATSEIGLKRTPIIALLLYRTVLKKALTLEEIEKEFDSEVTLMISRLLKTSDLYSRNTAVNSENFHHLLLSFAEDVRVILIMIADRLHMLRIGKQFKDNSDRIRIALEASFLYAPLAHRLGLYSIKSEMEDLSLKFTDRKTYDFIKQKLNETKRSRDAYIAEFIAPIEEKLKAAGFKFDIKGRTKSIHSINNKLKKQQIDFEGIYDLFAIRVVLTTPFEKERSECWQVFSIITDMYQPNPERMKDWISIPKSNGYESLHITVMGPQNKWVEVQIRTKRMDEIAERGLAAHWKYKGIKAENGLDEFMNTVRAALENKGANSSDLMQDFKLNLYSDEIYVFTPTGELIKLPKGATVLDFAFSIHTKLGSKCMSAKVNGKNVPIKYVLNNGDTVNIVTSPTQSPKRDWLMFVTTSKAKAKIKQSLREEAAKNADFSKEMLQRRFKNRKIDVDEGTLMRLIKKKGYKTVTDFYLDISDEKLDLNNVIDEYLELDRKENEVIDRSELRSAGNYVTTTEVEEISTRQDVLVIDKNLTGIEYKLAKCCNPIYGDEVFGFVSTQGIKIHRMDCPNSQQMFSRFGYRIIKARWSGKSNAGYAITLRVVGRDDIAIVTNITSVISKESGVTLRSFNIDSVDGLFQGNFTVLIRDTNMLNTLVKKIKTVKGVKTVERLNS, from the coding sequence ATGGATACACAATCATTCTTTACACCCGAAGAACGGAAAGAATTTCTCTCCAAATACCGTTTGCTTCTCCGCAGTATTCAATTCTCTCTGCAGAAAGACGATATTCGTAAGATGCGCATGCTGATTCAGCGCATGGTTTCCATGGATTGTTACGGAAGAGACCGGAACGGTATCAACGGATTATTGAGAAATATAAGTACTGCCTTGATCGCTACATCAGAGATCGGACTGAAGCGTACACCCATCATCGCGCTTTTATTATATCGCACAGTGCTCAAAAAAGCTCTTACGCTCGAAGAGATAGAAAAGGAATTTGACTCGGAAGTAACCTTGATGATCAGCCGCTTGCTCAAAACGTCTGATTTATATTCGCGTAATACGGCCGTTAATTCAGAAAACTTTCATCACCTTTTACTTTCGTTTGCGGAAGATGTACGCGTTATTCTGATTATGATTGCCGACCGCCTTCATATGCTCCGCATTGGAAAGCAGTTTAAAGATAACAGCGACCGTATCCGTATTGCGCTTGAAGCATCGTTTTTGTATGCCCCGCTTGCTCACCGTCTGGGTTTGTACAGCATAAAAAGTGAGATGGAAGATCTGTCTTTAAAATTTACAGACAGGAAAACATACGATTTTATCAAGCAAAAGCTAAACGAAACCAAACGTTCGCGAGATGCTTATATTGCCGAGTTCATTGCTCCCATCGAAGAAAAACTAAAAGCTGCAGGATTCAAGTTTGATATCAAAGGAAGAACAAAGTCCATCCATTCAATAAATAACAAACTAAAAAAACAGCAGATAGACTTCGAAGGCATTTACGACTTGTTTGCTATTCGTGTGGTTCTTACTACACCTTTCGAGAAAGAAAGATCAGAGTGCTGGCAAGTTTTTTCGATTATTACGGACATGTATCAACCAAACCCCGAACGCATGAAGGACTGGATTTCCATTCCCAAAAGCAACGGTTACGAAAGTTTGCATATCACCGTAATGGGACCACAGAATAAGTGGGTTGAAGTGCAGATACGCACCAAACGGATGGATGAAATTGCCGAACGAGGCTTAGCTGCTCACTGGAAATATAAGGGAATAAAGGCCGAGAACGGATTGGATGAGTTTATGAATACCGTTCGGGCGGCTCTCGAAAACAAAGGAGCTAATTCGTCCGACCTGATGCAAGATTTCAAACTTAATCTTTATTCTGATGAAATCTATGTATTTACACCAACGGGCGAACTGATTAAGTTGCCCAAGGGAGCAACAGTATTGGACTTTGCTTTCTCCATTCACACAAAGTTGGGAAGCAAGTGCATGTCTGCCAAGGTTAACGGGAAAAACGTTCCTATCAAGTATGTGCTCAATAATGGAGATACCGTAAATATAGTAACATCGCCTACACAGTCGCCCAAAAGGGATTGGTTGATGTTTGTTACCACCTCGAAAGCCAAGGCTAAAATTAAGCAGTCCTTGCGCGAAGAAGCTGCCAAGAATGCCGACTTCTCGAAAGAGATGCTGCAACGCCGTTTCAAGAACCGGAAAATCGATGTAGATGAAGGAACCTTGATGCGTCTTATTAAAAAGAAAGGCTACAAAACGGTTACAGATTTTTATCTCGATATTTCTGATGAGAAGCTGGATCTGAACAACGTGATTGACGAATACCTGGAGCTCGACCGGAAAGAAAATGAAGTTATTGATCGTTCCGAGTTAAGAAGTGCTGGTAACTACGTAACCACAACCGAGGTAGAAGAAATATCAACGCGGCAGGATGTGCTTGTGATTGATAAAAACCTTACCGGGATAGAATACAAACTTGCCAAATGTTGTAACCCTATTTACGGAGACGAAGTGTTCGGATTTGTATCCACCCAGGGAATCAAGATTCACAGGATGGACTGCCCCAATTCACAGCAGATGTTCAGTCGCTTCGGGTATCGTATTATTAAAGCACGTTGGAGTGGGAAAAGCAATGCCGGTTACGCCATTACCCTTCGGGTTGTAGGCCGGGACGACATTGCCATTGTAACCAACATCACGTCTGTGATAAGTAAAGAGTCGGGAGTAACGTTACGCTCTTTTAATATTGATTCGGTAGACGGTCTTTTTCAGGGTAATTTCACCGTATTGATACGGGATACCAATATGCTTAATACCTTGGTAAAAAAAATAAAAACAGTAAAGGGAGTCAAGACTGTAGAAAGACTTAACTCCTGA
- a CDS encoding DUF4301 family protein, with product MLTTKDLALLEQKGISEKQIEEQLACFEKGFPFLEIIASASVQKGIRVIDNEAQIKYMEAWDTYLSKNKRILKFVPASGAASRMFKDLYEFLSSEANEPQNAFMVKFFASLTSFAFYNALDAVCLKNEKRTIPQLLSDKEYKAVVDNLLSEKGLNYGQLPKGLLLFHSYPSGVRTAMEEHLSEGALYAKNNAAEVNIHFTVSPEHKALFEQLVAAKLPAFENKFSVRYDISFSVQKPSTDTLAADSENQPFRDSNGNLLFRPGGHGALIENLNDVDADVVFVKNIDNVVPDTFKCSTIIYKKVLAGVLITLQHKIFSYLRLIDSGQYTHAQIEEMIHFLQEDLCIKHPEMKNLEDAELIIYLKSKLLRPLRVCGMVKNVGEPGGGPFLTVNPDGSYSLQILESSQIDLTDPRKKELFEKGTHFNPVDLVCALKDHNGKKYHLPDFVDKNTGFISLKSKDGRELKALELPGLWNGAMSDWNTVFVEVPIETFNPVKTVNDLLRPEHQ from the coding sequence ATGCTTACAACGAAAGACTTGGCTCTGCTAGAGCAAAAGGGGATAAGCGAGAAGCAGATTGAAGAACAACTTGCCTGTTTTGAGAAAGGCTTTCCCTTTCTTGAAATTATAGCTTCGGCCTCTGTTCAAAAGGGAATCAGAGTGATTGACAATGAGGCTCAGATTAAATATATGGAAGCCTGGGATACTTACCTTTCCAAAAACAAACGAATTCTGAAGTTTGTCCCTGCATCGGGAGCAGCAAGCCGTATGTTTAAGGATCTGTACGAGTTTTTGTCGTCTGAGGCCAATGAACCCCAAAATGCTTTTATGGTGAAGTTCTTTGCCAGTCTTACATCCTTTGCTTTTTATAATGCGTTGGATGCGGTTTGTCTGAAAAACGAGAAGCGTACAATTCCTCAGTTGCTTTCCGATAAAGAATATAAGGCAGTAGTAGATAATTTATTATCCGAAAAAGGATTGAATTATGGTCAGCTTCCCAAAGGATTGTTGTTATTCCATTCTTACCCAAGCGGCGTACGTACGGCGATGGAAGAACATCTTTCGGAAGGAGCTTTGTACGCCAAAAACAATGCTGCGGAAGTAAATATTCATTTTACAGTATCACCCGAACATAAGGCTTTGTTTGAGCAGTTAGTTGCCGCAAAGCTTCCTGCTTTCGAAAACAAATTTTCAGTAAGATACGATATCTCTTTCAGTGTACAGAAACCAAGTACGGATACCCTTGCTGCAGATTCAGAGAATCAGCCTTTCCGGGATAGTAACGGCAACTTATTGTTCCGTCCTGGAGGACATGGTGCTCTTATAGAGAATCTGAATGATGTGGATGCCGATGTTGTATTTGTAAAGAATATCGACAATGTGGTTCCCGATACGTTTAAATGTTCGACCATTATTTATAAAAAGGTTCTTGCAGGTGTTTTGATTACCTTGCAGCATAAGATATTCAGTTATCTGCGTCTGATCGATAGCGGTCAATATACGCATGCACAGATAGAAGAGATGATTCATTTTCTTCAGGAGGATCTGTGTATAAAGCATCCGGAGATGAAGAATTTGGAAGATGCCGAGCTGATTATTTATTTAAAGTCGAAGCTACTGCGTCCACTCCGGGTTTGCGGTATGGTAAAGAATGTAGGTGAACCAGGTGGAGGACCCTTCTTAACGGTTAATCCCGATGGATCTTATTCGCTGCAGATTCTGGAAAGTTCGCAAATAGATCTGACCGATCCCCGTAAGAAAGAGTTATTCGAAAAAGGAACTCACTTTAATCCCGTTGATTTGGTTTGTGCATTAAAGGATCATAATGGAAAGAAATACCATTTACCCGATTTTGTAGATAAAAATACCGGATTTATTTCGTTGAAATCAAAAGACGGACGCGAACTCAAAGCTCTTGAACTTCCTGGATTATGGAACGGAGCGATGAGCGACTGGAATACTGTTTTTGTTGAAGTGCCAATCGAAACATTTAATCCGGTTAAGACTGTAAACGATCTTTTAAGACCAGAACATCAATAA
- a CDS encoding Gfo/Idh/MocA family oxidoreductase, which produces MTSRRDFIKQASLLGVGLTASPFLIKAGGSIAPSDKIRVGLIGCNGMGFEDLKAFLRNPEVECVALADIDQSVLDKRAAETEKITGKRVKNLYKDWRSLIDNKDIDVVIVGTPDHWHCLQMVAACQAGKDVYCEKPLGNSIEECNIMVRAAQKYNRVVQVGQWQRSDPHWQDAMQFVHSGQLGKIRTVRVFSYQGWCPSIPVLADEPVPAGVDYNMWLGPARKREFNRNRFHFTFRWFWDYAGGLMTDWGVHLLDYALYGMNVTAPNSIMASGGKFGYPDDACETPDLLQTIYTFNDFTVMWDHAIGIDDGAYGRNHGLGFVGENGTLVIDRSGWEVIPERVNGKARMEAVALHKSYGEGGLNLHVKNHLECIKSRNRDCHASIEIGAHIAKFSQLGNIAYRTGKKLVWDGISFTNDSDANKLLVPEYRAPWELPKI; this is translated from the coding sequence ATGACTTCAAGAAGAGATTTTATCAAGCAAGCTTCCTTGTTGGGAGTAGGACTTACCGCAAGTCCATTTTTAATTAAAGCGGGTGGCAGTATTGCTCCCAGCGACAAAATACGTGTAGGACTTATTGGCTGTAATGGTATGGGATTCGAAGATTTGAAAGCATTTCTGCGTAACCCGGAGGTCGAATGTGTAGCTCTTGCCGACATCGACCAGTCTGTTTTGGATAAAAGAGCAGCCGAAACAGAAAAGATTACAGGAAAAAGAGTAAAAAATCTGTACAAAGATTGGCGCAGCCTTATCGACAATAAGGACATAGACGTGGTAATTGTGGGAACTCCGGACCACTGGCATTGTCTGCAAATGGTAGCTGCCTGTCAGGCTGGAAAAGATGTTTACTGCGAGAAGCCTTTGGGAAACAGTATCGAAGAATGTAATATTATGGTTCGTGCCGCCCAAAAGTACAACCGTGTTGTGCAAGTCGGACAATGGCAACGCAGCGATCCGCACTGGCAGGATGCCATGCAGTTTGTACATAGCGGTCAGCTTGGTAAAATTCGAACTGTGAGGGTATTTTCTTATCAGGGTTGGTGTCCTTCCATTCCGGTTCTTGCCGACGAACCGGTTCCTGCGGGAGTGGATTACAACATGTGGCTTGGTCCGGCACGCAAGCGTGAGTTCAACCGCAACCGGTTCCACTTTACATTCCGTTGGTTCTGGGATTATGCGGGGGGACTTATGACCGACTGGGGTGTTCACTTGCTGGATTATGCTTTGTACGGAATGAACGTTACTGCTCCAAACTCTATCATGGCATCCGGCGGTAAGTTCGGTTATCCGGATGATGCCTGCGAAACACCCGATTTGCTGCAAACAATCTATACCTTTAACGATTTTACCGTTATGTGGGATCATGCCATCGGTATAGATGACGGCGCCTATGGACGGAATCATGGTCTTGGATTCGTTGGCGAAAACGGAACACTGGTTATCGACCGTAGCGGATGGGAAGTAATCCCTGAACGGGTAAATGGAAAAGCACGAATGGAAGCAGTTGCCTTGCATAAATCTTACGGCGAAGGAGGCCTAAATCTTCACGTTAAAAATCACCTGGAGTGTATAAAGAGCCGGAATCGCGATTGTCATGCCAGCATCGAAATCGGGGCTCACATTGCCAAATTCTCCCAACTGGGAAATATTGCTTACCGAACAGGGAAAAAACTTGTTTGGGATGGAATAAGCTTTACAAACGATTCGGATGCCAATAAATTACTGGTCCCGGAATACCGTGCTCCTTGGGAGCTTCCTAAGATATAA
- a CDS encoding Gfo/Idh/MocA family oxidoreductase — protein MKENTKKGVSRREFLGLSALGLASLTILPSWKMDGVRIAPSDRVVLGFIGLGQQALSDFAGFAGCPGVQVAACCDVDSMKQQRFKKRIETWQTAKSMAPRCDMYEFYEDLLERKDIDAVEVATPDHWHALCSIHAAQAGKDVYCQKPLAYTIREGLEMVKAIRGNKRVLQVGSQQRSSKEFQKAIELVQAGAIGHIESIHARVGAPPKPLDLPEQPVPGNLNWNQWMGPLNDPKIHYHPDLCPPISLEPEVNEKLWGAWRWYQETGNGYTADWGAHMFDIAQAAIGMDGSGPTEFIPAGYNGSKYAAMKYQNGIIMTEQPYLDDNEGAQGLKFIGDKGWIEVARGYMSCSDKSLVPAELAGQRPLTMEEMKKKWEEMKKQAEKEGNKKPKGGMAGNYETSSPHMQNFIDCVRSRENPIAPVEVGCSTNTLCCLANIARELNRPVKWNPATLSFINDKEAAAHRLYCYQYRRPYSL, from the coding sequence ATGAAGGAAAACACTAAGAAGGGGGTAAGCCGCCGGGAATTTTTAGGCTTATCAGCGTTAGGTTTAGCTAGTTTGACAATTCTCCCCAGTTGGAAAATGGACGGTGTCCGTATTGCTCCAAGTGACCGTGTTGTGTTAGGATTCATCGGATTAGGCCAACAGGCTTTATCTGATTTTGCTGGATTTGCCGGATGTCCCGGTGTACAGGTTGCTGCTTGTTGTGATGTTGACTCTATGAAACAACAACGATTCAAAAAACGTATCGAAACCTGGCAGACTGCAAAAAGTATGGCGCCACGTTGTGATATGTATGAATTTTACGAAGATTTACTGGAACGCAAAGATATTGATGCCGTTGAAGTTGCTACTCCGGACCATTGGCATGCTTTGTGTTCTATCCATGCAGCTCAGGCTGGAAAAGACGTATATTGTCAGAAACCATTGGCTTATACCATCCGTGAAGGACTTGAAATGGTAAAAGCCATTCGTGGAAACAAACGGGTACTGCAAGTAGGAAGTCAGCAACGTTCAAGTAAAGAATTCCAGAAAGCCATCGAACTGGTACAAGCCGGTGCCATTGGCCACATCGAAAGTATACATGCCCGTGTAGGCGCGCCTCCCAAACCATTGGATTTACCAGAACAACCCGTTCCCGGAAACCTTAACTGGAATCAATGGATGGGTCCGTTGAATGATCCGAAGATCCATTATCATCCTGATTTGTGTCCTCCTATTTCTCTGGAACCCGAAGTAAATGAAAAACTTTGGGGTGCATGGCGTTGGTATCAGGAAACCGGTAACGGTTACACAGCCGACTGGGGTGCACATATGTTTGACATCGCTCAGGCTGCTATTGGTATGGATGGTTCTGGTCCAACCGAATTTATCCCAGCCGGTTATAATGGTTCTAAATATGCAGCCATGAAATACCAAAATGGTATTATCATGACTGAACAACCTTATCTTGATGATAATGAAGGCGCTCAGGGTCTTAAATTTATTGGGGACAAGGGATGGATTGAAGTTGCCCGTGGTTATATGTCATGTTCAGATAAATCATTGGTTCCCGCAGAATTGGCCGGTCAGCGTCCGCTTACCATGGAAGAAATGAAGAAGAAGTGGGAAGAAATGAAGAAGCAGGCAGAGAAAGAAGGTAATAAAAAGCCGAAAGGTGGTATGGCCGGAAACTATGAAACCAGCTCTCCTCATATGCAGAACTTTATTGATTGCGTACGTTCAAGAGAAAATCCTATTGCACCGGTTGAAGTTGGTTGCAGTACAAATACTCTTTGCTGTCTGGCTAACATCGCACGCGAACTAAATCGTCCGGTAAAATGGAATCCTGCAACACTTAGTTTTATAAATGATAAGGAAGCTGCAGCGCACCGTTTATATTGCTATCAATATAGAAGACCATATAGTTTATAA
- a CDS encoding sugar phosphate isomerase/epimerase, translated as MSNRRDFLRNVSFLTAGGLLAGNVGSLHASTTTSSQAAAAKTIGLQTYSLGQELFKDVPGGMKKLKDMGYTNLELAGYSKEGKIGPVEMMEFKKMAEDAGLKITSSHVNPAVREFSKETFNDIKEFWKVAAEHHAKLGVKYLIQPMMPKCESHADAAFLCEVFNASGAIVKEAGIPWGYHNHNMEFKRVVKPEDAGKPGNPWMPKGDQIYDLFLKDTDPSLVFFEMDVYWTVMGQNDPVEYMRKYPDRIKVLHIKDRAVFGQSGMMNFEMIFKQAYANGIKDYFVELEGLKDGMSQFDGVKGCVDYLLNAPFVK; from the coding sequence ATGAGTAACAGACGTGATTTCTTACGAAATGTATCTTTTTTGACTGCCGGCGGATTATTGGCAGGAAATGTAGGATCACTTCACGCATCTACTACGACTTCTTCTCAAGCCGCAGCAGCAAAAACAATAGGTTTGCAAACCTATTCATTAGGTCAGGAATTGTTTAAAGACGTTCCCGGCGGTATGAAGAAACTCAAAGATATGGGTTACACAAACCTCGAACTTGCCGGATATAGTAAAGAAGGTAAAATCGGGCCGGTTGAAATGATGGAGTTTAAGAAAATGGCAGAAGATGCCGGTCTTAAAATTACCAGTTCGCATGTGAATCCTGCTGTTCGCGAATTTTCTAAGGAAACATTTAATGACATTAAAGAATTCTGGAAAGTTGCTGCCGAACATCATGCTAAGCTTGGTGTTAAATATCTTATCCAGCCGATGATGCCTAAATGCGAATCGCATGCCGATGCTGCATTTCTCTGTGAAGTATTCAATGCTTCAGGAGCTATTGTAAAAGAGGCTGGTATTCCTTGGGGATATCATAATCATAACATGGAGTTCAAACGTGTTGTTAAACCCGAAGATGCTGGTAAGCCCGGAAATCCATGGATGCCTAAGGGTGATCAGATTTACGATCTTTTCCTGAAAGATACGGATCCGTCACTGGTATTCTTCGAAATGGACGTATACTGGACTGTAATGGGGCAAAATGATCCTGTTGAATACATGCGTAAGTACCCAGACCGTATCAAAGTATTACATATTAAAGACCGGGCCGTATTTGGACAGTCTGGAATGATGAACTTTGAAATGATCTTTAAACAGGCTTATGCTAACGGAATAAAAGATTATTTTGTGGAATTGGAAGGGTTGAAAGATGGTATGTCTCAGTTTGATGGCGTGAAGGGATGTGTAGATTATCTTTTAAATGCTCCTTTTGTAAAATAA